Proteins co-encoded in one Astyanax mexicanus isolate ESR-SI-001 chromosome 1, AstMex3_surface, whole genome shotgun sequence genomic window:
- the LOC125802416 gene encoding uncharacterized protein LOC125802416, whose protein sequence is MASAQVYTCLECGMYSLDPLSTDTGNNSGICTKCEIVSSLVDKVNKLELHVRGLIRDRQQDSLLAAPGVSGRVSTPSTPALEPSQRGEWVTSRRHSRKAKANATAKATASPPEHHAPPVHVSNRFAPLSEAPTEEPVKGTLVIGDSIVRHVKLATPLGAPAATVTCLPGARAPDISGNLRLGNRRYSRVVIHVGANDIRLRQSEVTKANIKEVIKQAQMLSEEVICSGPIPMRRGDEAYSRLSSLNRWMSKWCAENHVGFIDNWLHFEGKPGLLGRDGVHPTREGAALLSCSIAHSLLVSRQSSIRSC, encoded by the coding sequence atggcttctgctcaggtttacacctgtttagagtgtggcatgtatagcttagatcccttatccaccgatactggtaacaatagtggtatttgtactaagtgtgagatagttagctccttggtggataaggtgaataagttagagctgcacgtccggggtttaataagggatagacagcaggattcactgttagcagccccgggtgtctcagggagagttagtaccccctcgactccggccttagagccctcacagcggggcgaatgggtaacgtctcggcggcatagtcgaaaggctaaggctaatgctaccgcaaaggccacagccagcccacctgaacaccacgctcccccagttcacgtgtcaaacaggtttgccccgctcagtgaagcaccaactgaggagcctgttaaaggtactctggtgataggagactctatcgtccgacacgtgaaattagctactcctttaggggcaccagcggcaacagttacttgtttaccgggagccagagcaccggacattagtggcaaccttaggttagggaataggagatattcgagggtagtaattcatgtaggggccaatgatattcgtctgcggcagtctgaagtaactaaggctaatattaaagaggtgattaaacaggcccagatgctgtccgaggaggtaatctgctctggccccatcccaatgaggcgtggtgatgaagcttacagcaggctttcttcgctgaaccgctggatgtccaagtggtgtgcagaaaatcatgtgggctttatagataactggctacactttgagggcaagcctggtcttttaggtagggatggtgtccaccccacgcgggagggtgctgccttactttcatgcagcatagctcatagtcttttagttagtcggcagagtagtattagaagctgctga